The Streptomyces rimosus genomic interval GCCAGCGCGGCCAGCTGCTCGGCGGTGCCGGCGGCCACGATCTGGCCCGCGCCGTTGACGTTCGCGGGGGTCAGGCCCAGCTTCTCCAGGTGCGGCAGGACGACGTCCTGCTCGCCGCCGAGGAGGGCCGCCATGCCGGTCTCGGTGACGGCGGCGGCCTCGGCCATGGCCAGGCCGCGCTTCCGTACGAGACCGAGCGCCTCGTCCTCGGTCAGCACGCCGGTCAGGGCGGCCGCGGCGAGCTCGCCGACGCTGTGTCCGGCGGCGGCGCCGACCAGCCGGGAGAAGTCCTCGGAGGTCGCAAAGAGCTGGCGGGCGGAGACCAGGGAGGCCGCGACCAGCAGCGGCTGGGCCACCGCGGTGTCGCGGATCTCGTCCGCGTCGGCCTTCGTGCCGTAGTGGATCAGGTCCAGGTCGATGGCGGCCGACCATGCGCGAAGCCGGTCCTCGACTCCGGGGAGGTCGAGCCAGGGGGTCAGGAAGCCGGGCGTCTGAGCGCCTTGGCCGGGAGCGACGAGTACGAGCACCCTCACACTCTCTCTTGTGGGAGGTCCCGCCCGCCCGTGGGGACAGGGACGAAGAACCATCAGGGGAATTGTTGGTGTTCTACAAAAGCCTAGAGCTGGCTGTCACCGTCGGCCAGACGCCCCAGGATCAGTGCGATACGCAATGTAAAGGCGGAGCGTACGTCGGAAGGTGACCACCCGGTGACGTCCGTCACACGTCGCAGCCGGTAGCGCACGGTGTTGGGGTGCACGAACAGCATCCGCGCCGCGCCCTCCAGGCTGCTGGCTTGTTCCAGATACACGCTCAGCGTCTCCAGGAGCGCCGAGCCTGCTTCCTCCAGCGGTCTGTAGATCTCCTCCACCAGCTGCTCACGCGCTGCCGGGTCGGACGCCATCGCCCGCTCCGGGAGCAGATCGTCGGACAATACGGGACGGGGGGCATCCGGCCAAGCGGCACATGCCTTCAGCCCGGCCGCCGCGGCCTGCGCCGAGCGCGTCGCCGCCAGCAGGTCGGCGACCACCGGACCGGCCACCACCGGGCCCGCCGCGAACGGCCCGATCAGGGCTTTCGCCGCCTTGAGCGGATCGTCCGAGCCGCCCGCGATGACCACCAGACGGCTGCCCAGGACGCCCGTGAGCACCTGGAGCTTGGCGTGCCGGGCCGCGCGGCGGATGGCTTCCACCGTCAGCTCGCTGTCCCCGTCCGGGGCCGTACCCAGCACAACGCACACATGTTCGGGGCTATTCCAGCCGAGCGCGGCGGCCCGCGACACCGCGCCCTCGTCCGCCTCCCCGGAGAGCACCGCGTTGACCACCAGCGACTCCAGCCGCGCGTCCCAGGCGCCGCGCGCCTCCGCGGCCTGCGCGTACACCTGGGCGGTGGCGAAGGCGATCTCGCGCGCGTAGACCAGCAGCGCCTCGCGCAGCACGCCCTCGTCGCCGGGGGCCGCGACATCGTCGATCGCGGCCTCCATGACCTCGATGGTCGTACGGACCATCTCCACGGTCTGGCGCAGCGTGATCGCCCGGGTCAGCTCGCGCGGCGCCGTACCGAAGACGTCGGTGCTGATGGCCTGCGGCGTCTCCGGGTGCCGGAACCACTCGGTGAAGGCCGCGATGCCCGCCTGGGCCACCAGCCCGATCCACGAGCGGTTCTCCGGCGGCATGGCGCGGTACCACGGCAGCTGCGCGTCCATGCGCGCGATGGCGTTCGCGGCCAGCTTGCCGGACGACTTCTCCAGCCGGCGGAGCGTCGCGGTGTGCGGATGCGGGTGCGGGTCGCGCGATGCGGGTTCAGACACGGGGACAAGCCTGCCTTATCGGGGCGGTGTGATGGCGCGGTGGGCCGGGACGGGAGGGGACTACGGTGGTCGGGTGATCCACGTACACAGGGGCGACGAACGGTATCCGGGCGGCGACGTGGCCGCCGGGATCGAGACGCGGCACGCCTTCTCCTTCGGCCCGCACTACGACCCGGACAACCTGCGCTTCGGCGCGCTCATCGCCTGCAACGAGGAACGGCTGGCGCCGGGCGCGGGTTTCGACGAGCACCCGCACCGCGACACCGAGATCGTCACCTGGGTCGTCGAGGGGGAGCTGACCCACCGCGACTCGACCACCGGCCACGAGACCGTGGTGCGCCCCGGCGACGTACAGCGCCTCAGCGCGGCGGACGGCGTACGGCACGAGGAACGCAACGACGGCGCCGCGCCGTTGCGCTTCGTGCAGATGTGGCTCGCGCCCGCCGGTTTCGGCGGCGAACCGGAGTACGAGGTGGTGCGCGGCATCGCCGACGGGACGCCGTACGCGGTGCCCGGGGCCGCCGCGCTGCTGCATCTGCGGCGGCTGGCCGACGGCGCGCGCTCGGCCTTGCCGGACGCGCCGCGGGTGTACGTCCACGTCGTGCGCGGCGCGGTCCGGCTGGCGGGCGGACGCCTGGCGGCCGGGGACGCGGCGCGGATCACCGACGCCACGGACCTGGAACTGGCCGCCGAGGGCGACGCGGAGTGCCTGATGTGGGAGATGCCGGGCGAACCGTCGTACGGCTGAGGGCCGGCGCCCGGCCACCGGCCCCGGGAGCGCGGCGAACGGGGCCACCGCGCCGCTGCCCGTGCTCAGCGCAGCTCGGCGAGGACCGCGTCGGTCAGCGGCGGCCACGCCTCGATCGCCCAGGGCCCGAAGGCCCGGTCGGCCAGCGCCACACAGGCCGCGCCCGCGTCCGGGTCCACCCACAGGAACGTGCCGGACTGGCCGAAGTGCCCGAACGTGCGCGGCGAGGAGGCGGCGCCCGTCCAGTGCGGCGACTTCCCGTCGCGGATCTCGAAGCCCAGGCCCCAGTCGTTCGGGTTCTGCATGCCGTAGCCGGGCAGCACGCCGCGTACGCCGGGGAAGACCACCGACGTCGCCTCGGCGAGCGTCTGCGGCGCCAGCAGGCGCGGCGCGAGCAGTTCGGCGCCGAACCGGGCCATGTCCGCGACGGTCGAGACGCCGTCCTTGGCGGGCGAGCCCGGCAGGTCGGTGGCGGTCATGCCGAGCGGTTCGAGGACCGCCTCGCGCAGGTACTGGGGAAAGGGGATGTCGGTGGCCTTGGCGATGTGGTCGCCGAGCGCCTCGAAGCCCGCGTTCGAGTACAGGCGGCGCTCGCCCGGCGCGGCCTGCACGCGGTCCTCGTCGAAGGCCAGCCCCGAGGTGTGCGCGAGCAGATGGCGCACGGTCGAGCCCGGGGGACCGGCCGGCTCGTCCAGCTCGACCGCGCCCTCCTCGACGGCCAGCAGCGCGGCGTACGCGGCGAGCGGCTTGGTGACCGAGGCCAGGGGGAAGCGGTGCTCCTGCGGGCCGTACGTGCCGGCCACCGTCCCGTCGGTCCGTACGACGGCGGCGGCCGCGGTCGGCACCGGCCAGTTCTCGATCATCCGAAGGCTCTGCAAGGACATGGCCACGAGCCTAACGCCACCGCTCCCGCGCCCGGGACGGCCCGGGTACGGGACGCCGGGCCCGCGCTCCCTTCAAGATCCGGTCAAAAACTCCGCTTGCTTGGAGTGCGCTCGAACTCTCTAGCGTTGAGGTCGTCGTGAGAGGGGTCCGGGACATCCGGCGACTACGGGAGGCGCGGCATGACGGTGACGGCGACGGACACGAGGGTGGCGGACCAGGGGCTTTCGGCACCGCCCCGGTGCAAGAGCCCGGTTCTGCACCCGCGGCCCACCGGCCGAGACCAGTACACGATCAGCGAGGTCGCCGAGCACACCGGGCTGAGCGCCCACACCCTGCGCTGGTACGAACGGATCGGGCTGATGCCGCACGTGGACCGTACGCACACGGGCCAGCGCCGCTTCACCAACCGCGACCTGGACTGGCTGGACCTGGTGTCGAAACTGCGGCTGACCGGCATGCCGGTGGCGGACATGGTCCGCTACGCCGAGCTGGTGCGCGAGGGCCGGCACACCTTCGCCGAACGGGAAGAGCTGCTGACCGCGCACCGCGAGGACGTACGGGACCGGATCGCCGAGCTGCAGAGCACGCTGCGGGTCCTCGATTACAAGATCGATGCTTATGCGGACGCCCGCCGGGCGTCAGAGGGAGTCTGAGGTCGGCATGACCACTGAGAAGATAGAAACCGTCCGCCTGGGAGCCACCGGCCCGCTGGTCGGTGTCCAGGGCCTCGGCTGCATGGGCATGAGCTTCGCCTACGGCCCGACGAAGGACGAGGACGAGGCGCGGGCGACGCTGGAGCGGGCGCTCGAACTGGGCGTGACGCTCTTCGACACCGCCGACATGTACGGCGTGGGGCACAACGAGGAGTTCATCGGGCCGTTCATCCGGGCCCACCGGGACGAGGTCGTGCTCGCGACGAAGTTCGCGATCGCCGCGGACCCGGACGACCCGCTGAACCCCGCCAAGCGGTCCATCCGCAACGACCGCCCCTACATCCGCCAGGCCGTCGAGGCCAGCCTGCGCCGCCTCGGCGTGGACGAGATCGACCTGTACTACATGCACCGCCGGGACCCGAACGTGCCCATCGAGGACACCGTCGGCGCGATGGCCGAGCTGGTGGCCGAGGGCAAGGTCAAGCACCTGGGCCTGAGCGAGGTCACCGGCAGCGAACTGCGCGCCGCGCAGGGCGTGCACCCGATCGCGGCCGTGCAGTCGGAGTGGTCGCTGTTCAGCCGGGACGTGGAGGACGGCGTGGTGCCGGCCGCGCGGGAGCTGGGCGTCGGCTTCGTGCCGTACTCGCCGCTCGGGCGCGGCTTCCTGACCGGCTCGTTCGTCAGCGCCGAACAGGAGCTGAGCGAGGACGACTTCCGCCGTCAGCAGCCCCGCTTCACGGGCGACAACGCGAAGGCCAACGCGGCCCTGCTGGAGCCGGTGCGCGAGGTCGCCGCCGCGCACGGGGCCTCGCTCGGGCAGATCGCACTGGCCTGGGTGCAGCAGCAGGCGCAGGTGCACGGCCTGGCCGTGGTGCCGATCCCGGGCACGCGCAAGCGCAGCCGTATCGAGGAGAACACGGCCGCCACCCGCATCGTGCTCGGCGAGGAGGAACTGGCCCGCCTGGAGCCGGTCGCGAGCAAGGTCGCGGGCGACCGGTACGCGGACATGACGCTCACCTCGGTGGGCCGCGAGTAACGACCGGCAGGCTGCCGCCGTCCCCGGGCGGGATGGCGGCAGGGCAAGAGCGAGGCGGGTAGTGCCGTCCCCCGTGGCGGCACCACCCGCCGGTCCTTTCCCGGGTCCCGGCCCGCCTCAGGCCAGTCCCAGCGCGAACACCGCGAACGCCGCCGCCAGGGCCCCCGCGACCGTCCGCCGGGCCGCCGTCATCCCGGTCCACGGCGCCTCGAATCGGCGGGTCACCCGGCCGATGAGCACCAGCGCGACGGCGAAGACGGGCAGCCAGGCGAGGCGGGCGAGAATCCAGCCCGCGGTGTCCGGCGCCGTGGTGAGACCGGGCACGGCACCGGCGAAGGACGCGGGCACGGCCGCCGAGAACATCGCCGTCTGGTGCCAGCACAGCACCGTCATCGCGCAGAGGTTGACGACGACCACCGGCGCCCAGAGGGCCGGGCGGCGCAGCAGCCGGGCGATGCGGTCGCGCAGCAGGACCGCCGCGCCGGACTGGGCCGCGGCCAGCGCGAGGATCAGCAGGGACGGCGGGTGGGAGTTCGTACGGTCCTGGCCCGGGACGCCGACCATGCTCGTCGGGTAGTGGAAGAAGAGCAGCAGCGCCGCGAACAGCGCGGTACCGCCGAGCAGCAGCGTCCACGCGGCGCGCCGCCCGAGCCGCTTCTCGCCCCAGGACACGCCCAGTTGGTAGGCGAACATCCAGCCCGGCAGCAGGTTCAGCAGGCTCAGCCAGGACGGCATGGCGTCGGCGTACGGCCCGTAGCGCAGGAAGTCGACCACGGCGACGGCGGCCAGCAGCGGCGCCGCGGCCCACGCGCCCATGCGGCGGGCCGCGCGGACGCAGTACGGGGTGAGCGCGGTGATGCCCGCGTAGACCCCGACGAACCACAGCGGCTGGATGACCAGCGTCGCTCCCGTACGGAGCGTGGGTTCGGGCACGCCGCACGCGGACAGTACGGGGATCAGCGCCGCCCAGACGGCGGTCACGCCGAGGACGGGGCGGCCCAGCCGGGCGAGGCGCGCCCGCAGCCAGCGGCCCGTCGACTCACCGCGCCCGGCCGCGCGGTGGAAGGACAGCACCGACGCGTAACCGCCGACCAGGAAGAAGATGCCGAGCATCTGGAGCACCCAGCTGGCGGGCGCCAGGGCGGCGAACGAGGACAGCGGGCTGGCGTTGTGCAGCGCGCCGTCGGCGTCGAGCGTGAAACCGCCGAGGAGCCAGTGACCGGTCGGCACGGCGAGCAGCGCGAGGGCGCGCAGGCCGTCGATCGCGCGGTCGCGGTGGGCGGGCGTACGGCCCTCTATGGTGCGGACGGCCTTGCGGACGGGAGCCAGGAGCGGGGCCGGGAGCGGGGTGGCCATGGGGGCCTCTTTTCGCGGTGTCGAAAGGGCGGGAGGGACCGGTGGCGGTGGGCGGGGCGGCCGCGCCCGTCAGCGCACCCGGTCGTAGCGGCCGAGCGCGATGTCGGCGAAGTTGCGCAGCGAGTCCGTGCCGGGCGCGAGATAGCCGGTGTGTCCCTCGGCCGTCCGCGCGGGCACCCGGCGGGCGCCGAACTCCGGGTCGGTCGGGTCCGTACCGTGGCCCAGGCCCAGGAACTCGACGTGCGGCAGGTTGCCGATCCAGTCGGAGGCGTCGCGGGCGGCCCACACCCGGGCGGTGGTGCGCAGCGCCGCAGCGCTGTCCGTCCGCATCCCGGGCGAGCCGAAGACGATCAGGTCGGAGATCCGTCCCCGCTCCAGGTCCGGTACGGCCAGGGCGCAGACCACCGATCCGTAGCTGTGGCACAGCAGGGCCGGGGCCGGTACGCCGACCGCGGCCAGCCCGTCCAGGAAGCGGGCCAGGCGCGGGGCGCCGGCCTCCGCGAGACGGCCGGTCGCGGCGTCCGGGCCGAGGCCGAGCGGGGTGGTGTAGCCGGTCCAGGCGATCGCGGCGGTACGGACGCCGGGCGCTTCGGCGGCCATCCGGGCCCGCAGCGACTTGGCCATGCCGGACGGCGTGCCGTACGGGTCGCGCGCCCGGTCGGACGAGGACAGGTCGATGTCCGAGCCCGGCACGAACACGGACGTACGCCGCGCCGTCGCCAGATCCCCGAACACCTCGGCCACCTGGCCCCTGCCCCTCGGGTCGAAGGCGAGGATCTGGCGGCCGGGGCGGAGCAGTTCGGCGTAGCGATCGGCCAGCCGGCGCGCTTCCTGGTGGTCCTGGAGCGTCCCGGCGGGGTCGGTGGCGCGGGCCAGCCGGCGCGCGCGTTCGGCCTTCAGCGCGAGGGCATTGGCCTGGTAGCGCAGGGCGAGCGGCGCGCCGTCGAGGTTGCCCACGGTCAGCGGATGACGGGCCGTCAGATCCTGGCGCTCGGCCTCCGTCAGCGAACGGAAGAACCGGGCGACCTCGGCCGGGGACGCGGTCGCCGGGTCGGGCAGCCGCTTGCCGACGGAGTGGTCCGCGCGCCAGGCCGCGGCGCCGGGCGCGGGCCCGGTGACTGCGTCCTGCGTGGAACCCGCCGCCCAGCCGCCGGTACCGCCGACGACCGCCGCCGCCAGTGCGACCGCGACGAGCGTGCGCCTACCGCGTTGTGTGGACCGGCGCGGCTTGGACATGGTGGGGTCTCCCTCTTCCGTTGGTGTGGCGGAGGGAAACGTAAGAAGCGGGTGGGTGACGGCACGTCACACCGCGGAGCCAACTGTCCGCTGATACCGGGGTAGGGGGTCCGCGCCGCGCTCGTCCTCCAGCACGACCGGCCACCCCCAGGCCCCTTCGGGGGGTTAGCCCCACCCCGGCCGCGCCGACCGGGCCGGGGGAAGGGCTTTGGCCCTCAGTTCGCCCCCGGCGACACCAGCCCCGACTCGTAGGCGAAGATCACCGCTTGCGCGCGGTCGCGCAGCTCCAGCTTGGCCAGCACCCGGCCGATGTGGGTCTTCACGGTCTGCTCGGCGAGCACCAGCGACTCGGCGATCTCCTGGTTCGACAGGCCGCGGGCGATCAGCTCCAGTACCTCTGTCTCACGCGGCGTCAGCCCGTTCAGGCGCAGCGCGGTGCGGTCCTTGCGGGGCGCGGGCCGCTGCCGGGCGAAGTCGGCGATCAGCCGCCGCGTCACGGACGGCGCGAGCAGCGCCTCACCCGCCGCCACCACCCGTACCGCCGAGATCAGATCGGCCGGCGGCGCGTCCTTGAGCAGGAACCCGGACGCCCCGGCGCGCAGCGCCTCGTACACGTAGTCGTCCACGTCGAAGGTGGTGAGCATCAGCACCTTCGGCCGGTGCACCACGCCCGGCGGCGGGTCCAGCAGCTGCCGGGCCGCCTCCAGCCCGTCCATCTCCGGCATCCGGACGTCCATCAGCACCACGTCCGGGTGCGTACGGCGGCTCAGTTCGACGCCCTGCGCGCCGTCCGGCGCGTCGCCGACGACGTCGATGTCGCTCTGCGCGGCGAGCAGCGCGGCGAAGCCGGCGCGCACCATGGCCTGGTCGTCGACGATGATCACCCGAGTGGTCATGCGGGGTTATGGTCCTTTGCTGTTATGGGGAGTTGGGCGGCTACACGAAAGCCGCCGTCGGGCAGGGGCCCGGTGTCCAGGGTGCCGTCCACCAGGCGTACGCGCTCGCGCATGCCGACCAGGCCGTGGCCCGTACCGGAGGTCTCCAGCGGCTTGGCGGGGCGCGGCGGGGCGCTGTTGACGACCAGGACCGTCAGCAGGCCGCCCTCCTCGTCCACCGTGACCGACACGCGGGTGTGCGCGCCCGGCGCGTGCCGTACGACGTTGGCCAGCGCCTCCTGCACGATGCGGTAGGCCGACAGGTCCACCGCGGACGCCAGGGCCACCGGCCCGTCGGGCAGCGTCAGCTCGACCGGGACCCCGGCCCGCACCGTCCCCTCGACCAGCTTCGCCACCTGCGCGAGACCGGGCTGCGGTGCCTTCTCCGGGCCGCCGTGCCGCTCCGTCTCCTCGCTGCGCAGCACGCCCAGCAGCCGCCGCATCTCGGCCAGCGACTCCCGCGCGGTGGCCGCGATCGTGCTGAACTCCTCCTGCGCGGCCTGCGGTATGCCGCTGATGCGGTACGGCGCGCTGTCCGCCTGGACCGTGATCACCGACATGTGGTGGGCCACGACATCGTGCAGCTCGCGCGCGATACGGGTGCGCTCCTCCAGCAGCGTGCGCATGGCGCGCTCCGCCTCGCTGATGTTCTCCTGCTCGATCAGCTTGCGCTGCGCGGCCCCGCGCTCCCGGAGCGCGGCGCCCACCAGCAGCACGACGCCGGAGAGGGTGAACATCAGCACCCAGGTGCCGTCGCCGTGGTTCGGCCGGACCATCTCGAAGAAGACGCTCACCGCGCCGGTCGCGCCCCAGACGGCCATCAGCGTGCGGCGGCGCTCGCGCAGCGAGAGCGCCAGCATCAGGACCAGGTAGCCGACGATGACGGTGGGGGGCCAGGGCCAGACGTGGTCGTCGGTACTCGGCAGGAACCCCAGCACGATGCCACCGGCGACATCCGCCGGGAAGATCACCCACCACGCCTGGAGCGGCCGGGCCACCGCCAGTAGCAGCGGCACCGTCTGGGCGATGGCCAGCGTGCCGGCCGGGCCGCCGCTGAGCCCGTAATCGTTCATGAGCACGTTCACGGTCGTGGGCAGCAGCGAGACCATGAAGGCGAAGACGACCACGTACGGCAGCAGGCGCAGCCAGCGGTTCTGCACCTGGCCGAAGAGCGGGACACCGGGCCCGGTCGGCGTCCCGAGGTCTTCGGCGAGGGTGCGCAACGCCTGCCGCCCGGCCCGCCGGAGGCGGGGGCGGAGATCGCGGAGGCCGTCCGTGCGGCGCGGTGGTGTGGTCTTCATGACCTGGTCAGCGTAAGCGGCGTCCGGGCGCCGCGGCGTCATACCGGGGTGGGCTGCTGCCGTCATACCGCGGTACGGGGGCGGTGGCGTCGTACCGCGGTACCGGGACGACTCGGTACCCCGGTACGGGCGCGACGCGTGGCGCCCGATGCCACGCGACGCTCCCCACCGCTGCTTCGGCTACAACTCCGCCAGCAGCTCGGCCTTCTTCGACGTGAACTCGGCGTCCGTCAGAAGACCCGCCGTGTGCAGCTCGCCCAGCTGCCGTATCCGGTCCGCGATGTCGGCCGGATCCCGCCGCGTATCGTCGCGGGGCCGCACCGCCCGGCGCGGCGCCGCGTCCCCGTCGGAACCGGCGGCCCGTACGGCCTGGAGCACCGCGGCGGCGAACGGCAGCGATTCGTGCACCGGCCCGTACCCGAGCCCGAACACCACCGAGGCCGGGTCCTGGTCCGCCTCGCCGGGCCGCCGGCCCTCCGCGCCCTTCTCCACCAGCCGCAGGTATCCGTTGCCCGACAGCACCCCGGCGCCGCCCTCCGGCGAGCGCCACTCCACCCCGGCCAGCCCGTCGACCGGGAAGCTCTGGTCGCCGCACTTCCACTTGGCCGACGAGGCCCCCGTCCAGAACCAGCGGAACGCGACCGCGCTGCCGTCGAACGACGCCTTGCCGTCGTACGCCTTGAAGGTCAGCGGCGGTTCCGGCGCGGTGACCAGGTGCTTCTCGGCGGGCCGCGCGGCGTCGGGCCCGAGCGCGCCGCGCAGCTCGTCCCGGTAGTACTCGGCGAGGACCTCGCGCTCGGCGGGCAGCACCAGGCGGTAGGGGTCGAGGTCCTCCTTGAGCTGGCCGGCCGCGGCCTCCAGCAGCGGGTCGGCGCCCGGCCGGGGCACCGCGCGCAGCACGACCGTGCCGCGCCTGCCCGGCGTCAGCTCGACGGACTTCAGCGCCTCGTACGGGACGCGCCGCTCGCCGAGCGCCTGGAAGAGCTTCGGCCTGCGGATCCCCCGTTCGAAGCGGATGAGCACGGAGTCCGTGTCGAACTCCCAGACGGCGTGAAAACCGGCCAGCACATCACCCATGCGGCTCATCGTAAGCGGCGGTCGCCCGCCCGTCCCCCTTCCGGACATCATGCGCTACGCGCGTCAAGCCGCTTTTGCCCCATGCCGCCCGCGAGCCCGGTGTGTCCGGAGCGCGCGACCCGTGACTCCGGTATCCGGCGCGGGCATCGGGTCCGGCGGCACGGCCGGGGAGTGACCCGCGCGCGGCCGGTGCGCCCGGCCCGCCGCGCGCCCGCCTCCCGGCCAGGGCGTTCCCTTCCCGGAGCCCGCCTCCGGGCGCCGCGGCTCAGGCGAGGT includes:
- a CDS encoding ACP S-malonyltransferase, giving the protein MLVLVAPGQGAQTPGFLTPWLDLPGVEDRLRAWSAAIDLDLIHYGTKADADEIRDTAVAQPLLVAASLVSARQLFATSEDFSRLVGAAAGHSVGELAAAALTGVLTEDEALGLVRKRGLAMAEAAAVTETGMAALLGGEQDVVLPHLEKLGLTPANVNGAGQIVAAGTAEQLAALAEDKPEGTRRVVPLKVAGAFHTVHMAPAVTALEEAVGQLTPAAPHTRYVSNKDGHVVTDGQDVVRRLVGQVANPVRWDLCMETFKELGVTGIIEASPGGTLVGIAKRALPGVKTLALKTPDDLDAARTLIAEHSAPAE
- a CDS encoding PucR family transcriptional regulator, coding for MSEPASRDPHPHPHTATLRRLEKSSGKLAANAIARMDAQLPWYRAMPPENRSWIGLVAQAGIAAFTEWFRHPETPQAISTDVFGTAPRELTRAITLRQTVEMVRTTIEVMEAAIDDVAAPGDEGVLREALLVYAREIAFATAQVYAQAAEARGAWDARLESLVVNAVLSGEADEGAVSRAAALGWNSPEHVCVVLGTAPDGDSELTVEAIRRAARHAKLQVLTGVLGSRLVVIAGGSDDPLKAAKALIGPFAAGPVVAGPVVADLLAATRSAQAAAAGLKACAAWPDAPRPVLSDDLLPERAMASDPAAREQLVEEIYRPLEEAGSALLETLSVYLEQASSLEGAARMLFVHPNTVRYRLRRVTDVTGWSPSDVRSAFTLRIALILGRLADGDSQL
- a CDS encoding pirin family protein, translated to MIHVHRGDERYPGGDVAAGIETRHAFSFGPHYDPDNLRFGALIACNEERLAPGAGFDEHPHRDTEIVTWVVEGELTHRDSTTGHETVVRPGDVQRLSAADGVRHEERNDGAAPLRFVQMWLAPAGFGGEPEYEVVRGIADGTPYAVPGAAALLHLRRLADGARSALPDAPRVYVHVVRGAVRLAGGRLAAGDAARITDATDLELAAEGDAECLMWEMPGEPSYG
- a CDS encoding serine hydrolase domain-containing protein: MSLQSLRMIENWPVPTAAAAVVRTDGTVAGTYGPQEHRFPLASVTKPLAAYAALLAVEEGAVELDEPAGPPGSTVRHLLAHTSGLAFDEDRVQAAPGERRLYSNAGFEALGDHIAKATDIPFPQYLREAVLEPLGMTATDLPGSPAKDGVSTVADMARFGAELLAPRLLAPQTLAEATSVVFPGVRGVLPGYGMQNPNDWGLGFEIRDGKSPHWTGAASSPRTFGHFGQSGTFLWVDPDAGAACVALADRAFGPWAIEAWPPLTDAVLAELR
- a CDS encoding MerR family transcriptional regulator, producing MTVTATDTRVADQGLSAPPRCKSPVLHPRPTGRDQYTISEVAEHTGLSAHTLRWYERIGLMPHVDRTHTGQRRFTNRDLDWLDLVSKLRLTGMPVADMVRYAELVREGRHTFAEREELLTAHREDVRDRIAELQSTLRVLDYKIDAYADARRASEGV
- a CDS encoding aldo/keto reductase; translated protein: MTTEKIETVRLGATGPLVGVQGLGCMGMSFAYGPTKDEDEARATLERALELGVTLFDTADMYGVGHNEEFIGPFIRAHRDEVVLATKFAIAADPDDPLNPAKRSIRNDRPYIRQAVEASLRRLGVDEIDLYYMHRRDPNVPIEDTVGAMAELVAEGKVKHLGLSEVTGSELRAAQGVHPIAAVQSEWSLFSRDVEDGVVPAARELGVGFVPYSPLGRGFLTGSFVSAEQELSEDDFRRQQPRFTGDNAKANAALLEPVREVAAAHGASLGQIALAWVQQQAQVHGLAVVPIPGTRKRSRIEENTAATRIVLGEEELARLEPVASKVAGDRYADMTLTSVGRE
- a CDS encoding acyltransferase family protein, whose product is MATPLPAPLLAPVRKAVRTIEGRTPAHRDRAIDGLRALALLAVPTGHWLLGGFTLDADGALHNASPLSSFAALAPASWVLQMLGIFFLVGGYASVLSFHRAAGRGESTGRWLRARLARLGRPVLGVTAVWAALIPVLSACGVPEPTLRTGATLVIQPLWFVGVYAGITALTPYCVRAARRMGAWAAAPLLAAVAVVDFLRYGPYADAMPSWLSLLNLLPGWMFAYQLGVSWGEKRLGRRAAWTLLLGGTALFAALLLFFHYPTSMVGVPGQDRTNSHPPSLLILALAAAQSGAAVLLRDRIARLLRRPALWAPVVVVNLCAMTVLCWHQTAMFSAAVPASFAGAVPGLTTAPDTAGWILARLAWLPVFAVALVLIGRVTRRFEAPWTGMTAARRTVAGALAAAFAVFALGLA
- a CDS encoding alpha/beta hydrolase, giving the protein MSKPRRSTQRGRRTLVAVALAAAVVGGTGGWAAGSTQDAVTGPAPGAAAWRADHSVGKRLPDPATASPAEVARFFRSLTEAERQDLTARHPLTVGNLDGAPLALRYQANALALKAERARRLARATDPAGTLQDHQEARRLADRYAELLRPGRQILAFDPRGRGQVAEVFGDLATARRTSVFVPGSDIDLSSSDRARDPYGTPSGMAKSLRARMAAEAPGVRTAAIAWTGYTTPLGLGPDAATGRLAEAGAPRLARFLDGLAAVGVPAPALLCHSYGSVVCALAVPDLERGRISDLIVFGSPGMRTDSAAALRTTARVWAARDASDWIGNLPHVEFLGLGHGTDPTDPEFGARRVPARTAEGHTGYLAPGTDSLRNFADIALGRYDRVR
- a CDS encoding response regulator — translated: MTTRVIIVDDQAMVRAGFAALLAAQSDIDVVGDAPDGAQGVELSRRTHPDVVLMDVRMPEMDGLEAARQLLDPPPGVVHRPKVLMLTTFDVDDYVYEALRAGASGFLLKDAPPADLISAVRVVAAGEALLAPSVTRRLIADFARQRPAPRKDRTALRLNGLTPRETEVLELIARGLSNQEIAESLVLAEQTVKTHIGRVLAKLELRDRAQAVIFAYESGLVSPGAN
- a CDS encoding sensor histidine kinase, which codes for MKTTPPRRTDGLRDLRPRLRRAGRQALRTLAEDLGTPTGPGVPLFGQVQNRWLRLLPYVVVFAFMVSLLPTTVNVLMNDYGLSGGPAGTLAIAQTVPLLLAVARPLQAWWVIFPADVAGGIVLGFLPSTDDHVWPWPPTVIVGYLVLMLALSLRERRRTLMAVWGATGAVSVFFEMVRPNHGDGTWVLMFTLSGVVLLVGAALRERGAAQRKLIEQENISEAERAMRTLLEERTRIARELHDVVAHHMSVITVQADSAPYRISGIPQAAQEEFSTIAATARESLAEMRRLLGVLRSEETERHGGPEKAPQPGLAQVAKLVEGTVRAGVPVELTLPDGPVALASAVDLSAYRIVQEALANVVRHAPGAHTRVSVTVDEEGGLLTVLVVNSAPPRPAKPLETSGTGHGLVGMRERVRLVDGTLDTGPLPDGGFRVAAQLPITAKDHNPA
- a CDS encoding DUF4429 domain-containing protein translates to MGDVLAGFHAVWEFDTDSVLIRFERGIRRPKLFQALGERRVPYEALKSVELTPGRRGTVVLRAVPRPGADPLLEAAAGQLKEDLDPYRLVLPAEREVLAEYYRDELRGALGPDAARPAEKHLVTAPEPPLTFKAYDGKASFDGSAVAFRWFWTGASSAKWKCGDQSFPVDGLAGVEWRSPEGGAGVLSGNGYLRLVEKGAEGRRPGEADQDPASVVFGLGYGPVHESLPFAAAVLQAVRAAGSDGDAAPRRAVRPRDDTRRDPADIADRIRQLGELHTAGLLTDAEFTSKKAELLAEL